A single Argentina anserina chromosome 7, drPotAnse1.1, whole genome shotgun sequence DNA region contains:
- the LOC126803453 gene encoding LOW QUALITY PROTEIN: probable pectinesterase/pectinesterase inhibitor 46 (The sequence of the model RefSeq protein was modified relative to this genomic sequence to represent the inferred CDS: inserted 3 bases in 2 codons; deleted 3 bases in 2 codons; substituted 1 base at 1 genomic stop codon) produces MSSFKAYGKVSESDQAKLDTRRKTRKRVAIISISSIVLVCVVVAAVVETETATHNSKKGDDNGKGSLSTSVKAVYDVTLYQDSCYSSLGPAANSSNLKPEDLFQLSIQVAIAELSRAATQISNEGLFNGSVTDKLSVKALKNCGELLSLALDHLNDSLSGDGSLFEVAEDLKTWLSAAGTYQQSCVEGFEDAKGELKDTIEKYLKASTELTSNSLAIVSWISKVANSVKLRRLLSNDATAASHGMPKWLHQADRRLIESSDLRKKANIVVAKDGSGKYKTISAALKAVPDKSKKRTVIYVKKGVYFENVRVEKSKWNVVVVGDGMTSTIVSASLNVVDGTPTFSTATFAVFGKGFVARDIRFRXTAGAAKHQAVALMSSADQTVFYRCRIDAFQDSLYVHANRQFYRDCDIYGTVDFIFGNXAVVLQNCKVFPSKPMTGQQNTITAQGKIDPNQNTGIAFQNCTIWPFGDLSSVRTYLGRPWKNYSTTVYMYMQTFMGSLVHPDGWLPWVGTTAPDTIFYSEFQNFGPGSVTKNRVRWKGLKTITSKVASXFTVHSFLQGTKWISDEVFPINQNSDQKHIWWSS; encoded by the exons ATGTCGTCTTTCAAAGCTTATGGCAAAGTCAGTGAATCCGACCAAGCCAAGCTCGACACTCGTCGTAAGACTCGCAAGAGAGTCGCCATCATTTCCATTTCCTCTATAGTTCTTGTCTGCGTCGTCGTTGCCGCCgtagttgaaact gaaactgCTACTCATAACTCCAAAAAAGGTGACGACAATGGCAAAGGTTCGCTTTCCACTTCCGTCAAAGCTGTTTATGACGTGACATTATACCAGGACTCGTGTTATTCTAGTCTTGGTCCAGCTGCCAACTCCAGCAATTTGAAGCCTGAGGATTTGTTCCAGTTGTCGATTCAGGTGGCGATCGCCGAATTGTCCAGAGCCGCCACTCAAATTTCAAATGAAGGGCTCTTCAATGGTAGTGTCACTGACAAATTGTCAGTCAAAGCCTTGAAAAACTGCGGCGAGCTGCTTAGTCTTGCTTTGGATCATCTCAACGACTCGTTGTCTGGGGATGGTTCCTTGTTTGAAGTGGCTGAAGATCTCAAAACATGGTTGAGCGCAGCAGGAACTTACCAGCAGTCATGTGTAGAAGGGTTTGAGGATGCTAAAGGAGAGCTCAAGGATACCATCGAAAAGTATCTCAAGGCTTCCACTGAGCTCACTAGTAACAGCCTTGCGATTGTCTCTTGGATTTCGAAAGTAGCCAACTCTGTTAAATTAAGGCGGTTGCTGAGTAACGATGCTACCGCGGCTAGCCATGGCATGCCCAAGTGGCTGCACCAGGCAGATCGGAGACTAATTGAAAGTTCTGACTTGAGAAAGAAGGCCAACATTGTTGTAGCGAAGGATGGGAGTGGTAAGTACAAGACAATAAGTGCTGCACTCAAGGCTGTGCCAGACAAAAGCAAGAAGAGAACAGTCATCTACGTGAAGAAGGGAGTTTATTTCGAGAATGTTCGTGTGGAGAAATCCAAGTGGAACGTCGTGGTGGTCGGCGATGGAATGACTTCAACTATTGTGTCCGCCAGCCTCAACGTCGTGGATGGAACTCCCACCTTTTCCACTGCAACATTTG CGGTATTTGGGAAGGGATTTGTTGCTAGGGACATCCGATTTC ACACAGCCGGAGCAGCCAAGCACCAGGCCGTGGCACTAATGTCAAGTGCTGACCAGACGGTGTTCTACAGATGCCGCATTGATGCATTCCAGGACTCACTCTACGTTCATGCCAATCGCCAATTCTACCGAGATTGCGACATCTACGGAACAGTTGATTTCATATTTGGCAATTAAGCAGTAGTCCTCCAGAACTGTAAGGTGTTCCCCAGTAAACCAATGACAGGCCAGCAGAACACGATCACTGCACAAGGTAAAATCGACCCTAACCAAAACACAGGAATCGCATTTCAGAACTGCACCATTTGGCCTTTCGGAGACTTGTCTTCGGTCAGGACTTACCTCGGGAGGCCTTGGAAGAATTACTCCACAACTGTGTACATG TACATGCAAACGTTCATGGGAAGCTTGGTTCACCCAGATGGATGGTTGCCTTGGGTAGGCACAACGGCCCCTGACACCATTTTTTACTCTGAGTTTCAGAATTTCGGACCTGGTTCTGTCACAAAGAATAGAGTTAGGTGGAAGGGATTGAAAACAATCACCAGCAAAGTGGCCAG ATTTACCGTGCACTCATTTCTTCAAGGAACCAAGTGGATTTCTGATGAAGTGTTCCCCATAAATCAGAACTCTGATCAAAAACACATTTGGTGGTCTTCATGA